A region of Mugil cephalus isolate CIBA_MC_2020 chromosome 3, CIBA_Mcephalus_1.1, whole genome shotgun sequence DNA encodes the following proteins:
- the LOC125005417 gene encoding ferritin, heavy subunit, producing the protein MSSQVRQNYHQDCEAAINRQINLELYASYVYLSMGYYFDRDDQALHNFAKFFRNQSHEEREHAEKLMKVQNQRGGRIFLQDVKKPDRDEWGSGVEALECALQLEKSVNQSLLDLHKLCSEHNDPHLCDFIETHYLDEQVKSIKELADWVTNLRRMGAPQNGMAEYLFDKHTMGKESS; encoded by the exons atgagtTCCCAAGTGAGACAGAATTACCACCAGGACTGCGAGGCCGCCATCAACAGGCAGATCAACCTGGAGCTGTACGCCTCCTACGTCTACTTGTCCATG GGCTACTACTTTGACCGGGACGACCAGGCATTGCACAACTTTGCCAAGTTCTTCCGCAATCAGTCCCACGAGGAGCGCGAGCACGCCGAGAAGCTGATGAAAGTGCAGAaccagaggggaggaagaaTCTTCCTGCAAGATGTCAAG AAGCCCGACAGGGACGAGTGGGGCAGCGGCGTCGAGGCTCTCGAATGCGCCCTGCAGCTCGAGAAGAGCGTGAACCAGTCGCTGCTGGACCTGCACAAGCTTTGCTCTGAGCACAACGACCCACAC TTGTGCGATTTCATCGAGACACACTACCTTGACGAGCAGGTGAAGTCCATCAAGGAGCTGGCCGACTGGGTGACCAACCTGCGCCGCATGGGCGCCCCCCAGAACGGCATGGCCGAGTACCTGTTCGACAAGCACACCATGGGCAAAGAGAGCAGTTAA
- the rplp2l gene encoding ribosomal protein, large P2, like, translating into MRYVAAYLLAALGGNESPEAKDIKKILESVGIEADDTRLDKVVSELKGKNVNEVITTGYGKLASMPAGGAVAVASSAAAGSGGAAPAAAEEKKEEKKEESEESDDDMGFGLFD; encoded by the exons ATGCGTTACGTTGCTGCATACCTGCTCGCTGCCCTGGGAGGCAATGAAAGCCCAGAGGCCAAGGACATCAAGAAGATCCTGGAGAGCGTCGGAATCGAGGCCGATGACACACGCCTGGACAAG GTCGTCTCTGAGCTCAAGGGCAAGAATGTGAATGAGGTGATCACCACAG GTTACGGTAAGCTGGCCAGCATGCCGGCAGGTGGTGCCGTGGCCGTTGCCAGCTCTGCGGCTGCTGGCTCAGGCGGAGCAGCTCCTGCTGCAG ctgaggagaagaaggaagagaagaaagaggagtcTGAGGAGTCCGATGACGACATGGGATTCGGCCTGTTCGACTAA